The DNA segment CTCCCGTACGCCTGGATAACGAAGTTCATCGGCACGACGAACAGGAACGCGAGCACCAGCGACTGGAACGGGAACGGCGGCGTAATCGAGCCCGGCGTCTGCGGGCCGCTCGAGTCGTCGATGGAACCGCCCCCGAACTCGGGCGTCGCGATGGCTGAAGCGTCGTCGTCAGCGGATTCGGAACCGGTTCCGTCGTCGCTCGAGCCATCGGTTGCTGTCGAATCGCCGTCCGCTTCCGTGCCACCATCCCCGTCGTCTCCCTCGAGGTCCCCGTCACCGACAGCTTCGAGCGGTTCCCGTTGCTCGTAGACCAGCGTCACGCTGACCGGGAACGCGGCCGCGGTGTCAGATTCGGCGATCATCAACGCCTCGTTGTGGCGTTCGACGGCGTCGGCAAACGCCGCGTGAGCCGCGTTCCCTTTCGCCGTCTCCGCCGGGTTGACGTGCCCGTTCGCGTAGACGGTCAGGTCGGCTGGCTCGCCGGGGTCGACCGTCCGAAACGTTCGGTCGGTCGTGGCGACCTCGTAGTAGGGGCTCTCCTCGTCGACGGCGACGGTGTACAGACCGTCCTCGAGACCGACCCCGTCGTCGACGGTGCTGTAACCAACGAACCCCGCAGCGAGCAACAACACGAGGACGACGGCGATCGTCTTCCGATCGACCGTCCCCGCACTACGAGTGACCTCCCAGCGAGCGATTCGCCAGATGCGGCCGAGCGAGCCACGGTCGTTCGTCCCCTCGCTCGACACCCCGCTCACGCTGTCGCCTCGTCAGCCACCTCGAGGAATATCTGCTCGAGGCTGGGCGTCTTCGTCTCGATATCGGTAACCCGTCCGCCGACAGCTTCGACCGCCGTTCGGACGGCATCGACGCCGTCCATGTCGGTGACCACGTATCGACAGTGGCCGTTTTCTCGGGCGTACTCGGTGACAGAAGCATCGACAGCATCAGGGCCGACGGCCGCCGAGTTAGCACCCAACGTGGACGTCACGTGGTAGGTCCGACCGCCGTACCTCGAGCGGATGTCGTCGATAGTCCCTCGAGCGACGATCGTTCCCTCGGACATGATGACCAGGCGGTCACAGATACTTTCGACGTGAAAGAGATTGTGCGCGCTGAAGACGACGGTTTTCCCCTCGTCGGTCAACTCGCTGGTGAACTCGAGAATGTAGTTCGTCGTCAGCGGGTCCAGCCCCGAGGCAGGTTCGTCGAAAATGAGGACATCCGGGTCGTTGACCAGCGCTCGAGCGATCGCGACTTTGCGTTTCATCCCTTTCGACATGTTCCCGAGTTCCCGGTCACGGTGCTCGAGGTCGAGACGGTCGAGGATGTCGTCGATTCGCTCGGCCGCGACCGATTTCGGCACGTCATAGAGGTCGGCGAAGAACTCGAGGTAGGAGATGGGGGTCATCTCCTCGTACAGCGGGGACTGCTCGGGTAGAAAGCCCAACCGCCGTTGCATCGCGGGTGCACCCGCCGGATGTCCGGCGACGACGGCCGTACCGCCCGTGGGTTCGATCAGGCCGGCGAGCATTTTCAGCGTCGTCGTCTTCCCAGCCCCGTTGTGGCCGACGATGCCGAAGACCTCGCCACGCTCGATGCTGAAGGAACTCCCCTCGACGGCGGTGAATCCGCCGTATTCTTTGCGGA comes from the Natronosalvus amylolyticus genome and includes:
- a CDS encoding ABC transporter ATP-binding protein; this encodes MIEVTDLRKEYGGFTAVEGSSFSIERGEVFGIVGHNGAGKTTTLKMLAGLIEPTGGTAVVAGHPAGAPAMQRRLGFLPEQSPLYEEMTPISYLEFFADLYDVPKSVAAERIDDILDRLDLEHRDRELGNMSKGMKRKVAIARALVNDPDVLIFDEPASGLDPLTTNYILEFTSELTDEGKTVVFSAHNLFHVESICDRLVIMSEGTIVARGTIDDIRSRYGGRTYHVTSTLGANSAAVGPDAVDASVTEYARENGHCRYVVTDMDGVDAVRTAVEAVGGRVTDIETKTPSLEQIFLEVADEATA